From a single Nocardioides sp. dk884 genomic region:
- a CDS encoding SDR family NAD(P)-dependent oxidoreductase, giving the protein MTATDDRTPSASVPGIDPDDLATAVRVLNQLHELPDDHPDIRTVKHAASHMYKALKRERRTRKREAELAHDRAVTEATATGSAMRIDDETAGIPLVSTTQGAFAGELINPRGCYICKNDYTLVDAFYHWLCPSCAAMSHEKRDQHADLRGKRALLTGGRAKIGMYIALRLLRDGAHTTITTRFPKDAVRRFAAMEDSADWLHRLKVVGIDLRDPTQVVSLADDVAAAGPLDILINNACQTVRRSPGAYSQLVEMESAPLPEGIELPAMVTFDRVSDAHPAMITGALREHAVAHDETGTLAASRTAADLTALALTAGSASLERHLDGTAVDAGGLLPDLQSTNSWTKGVDQVDPLELLEVQLCNQTAPFILVSRLRPAMREAVRRGARRAYVVNVSAMEGQFSRRYKGHGHPHTNMSKAALNMLTRTSAGEMFETDKILMTAVDTGWITDERPHQEKLRIAAEGWHAPLDLVDGAARVYDPIVQGEAGVDLYGHFLKDYVPSPW; this is encoded by the coding sequence GTGACCGCTACCGACGACCGCACGCCCTCCGCGAGCGTCCCTGGCATCGACCCCGACGACCTGGCCACCGCCGTGCGGGTGCTGAACCAGCTGCACGAGCTGCCCGACGACCACCCGGACATCCGCACGGTCAAGCACGCCGCGTCGCACATGTACAAGGCCCTCAAGCGCGAGCGGCGTACCCGCAAGCGCGAGGCCGAGCTCGCCCACGACCGGGCGGTCACCGAGGCCACCGCCACCGGCTCCGCGATGCGCATCGACGACGAGACCGCCGGGATCCCGCTGGTCTCCACCACCCAGGGCGCGTTCGCCGGGGAGCTGATCAACCCGCGCGGCTGCTACATCTGCAAGAACGACTACACCCTGGTCGACGCGTTCTACCACTGGCTGTGCCCCTCCTGCGCGGCGATGAGCCACGAGAAGCGCGACCAGCACGCCGACCTGCGCGGCAAGCGGGCGCTGCTCACCGGCGGTCGCGCCAAGATCGGGATGTACATCGCGCTGCGGCTGCTGCGCGACGGCGCGCACACCACGATCACCACCCGCTTCCCCAAGGACGCCGTACGCCGCTTCGCCGCGATGGAGGACTCCGCGGACTGGCTGCACCGTCTCAAGGTCGTCGGCATCGACCTGCGCGACCCGACCCAGGTGGTCTCGCTGGCCGACGACGTGGCCGCGGCCGGGCCGCTGGACATCCTGATCAACAACGCCTGCCAGACCGTGCGCCGCTCCCCGGGCGCCTACTCCCAGCTGGTCGAGATGGAGTCCGCGCCGCTGCCCGAGGGCATCGAGCTGCCGGCGATGGTCACCTTCGACCGGGTCAGCGACGCCCACCCGGCGATGATCACCGGCGCGCTGCGCGAGCACGCGGTGGCGCACGACGAGACCGGGACCCTCGCCGCGTCCCGGACCGCCGCCGACCTGACCGCCCTCGCGCTCACCGCCGGCTCGGCGTCCCTGGAGCGTCACCTCGACGGCACCGCCGTGGACGCCGGCGGCCTGCTGCCGGACCTGCAGTCCACCAACTCCTGGACCAAGGGCGTGGACCAGGTCGACCCGCTGGAGCTGCTCGAGGTGCAGCTGTGCAACCAGACCGCGCCGTTCATCCTGGTCTCCCGGCTGCGACCGGCGATGCGCGAGGCGGTGCGCCGCGGCGCGCGCCGGGCGTACGTCGTGAACGTCTCCGCGATGGAGGGGCAGTTCTCGCGGCGCTACAAGGGCCACGGGCACCCGCACACCAACATGAGCAAGGCCGCGCTCAACATGCTCACCCGCACCTCGGCCGGGGAGATGTTCGAGACCGACAAGATCCTGATGACCGCCGTCGACACCGGTTGGATCACCGACGAGCGCCCGCACCAGGAGAAGCTGCGGATCGCCGCCGAGGGCTGGCACGCCCCCCTCGACCTCGTCGACGGCGCCGCCCGGGTCTACGACCCGATCGTCCAGGGCGAAGCCGGCGTGGACCTGTACGGCCACTTCCTGAAGGACTACGTCCCTAGTCCCTGGTGA
- a CDS encoding mycothiol transferase, which produces MTPAQLLSDGFGRVLESGTSVVAGLSVDQLSQRPAPDANPIGWLVWHLTRVQDVQVADVAGRPQVWTEQDFVSRFDLPLDPDDTGFGHTRDQVDAVCIDADRLAAYLTAVHEQTLAFLDTIGEDDLDRVVDTRWDPPVTLGVRLVSVLDDDIRHVGQAEYVRGLLGLRT; this is translated from the coding sequence ATGACTCCCGCGCAGCTGTTGTCCGACGGCTTCGGACGCGTCCTCGAGAGCGGTACGTCGGTCGTCGCCGGACTGTCGGTCGACCAGCTGTCCCAGCGTCCGGCCCCCGATGCCAACCCGATCGGCTGGCTGGTCTGGCACCTCACCCGCGTGCAGGACGTCCAGGTGGCCGACGTGGCCGGGCGCCCGCAGGTGTGGACCGAGCAGGACTTCGTGAGCCGCTTCGACCTGCCGCTGGACCCCGACGACACCGGCTTCGGCCACACCCGCGACCAGGTGGACGCGGTCTGCATCGACGCCGACCGGCTCGCGGCGTACCTCACCGCGGTGCACGAGCAGACCCTGGCGTTCCTGGACACGATCGGCGAGGACGACCTCGACCGCGTCGTCGACACCCGCTGGGACCCGCCGGTCACCCTCGGCGTGCGGCTGGTGAGCGTCCTCGACGACGACATCCGTCACGTGGGGCAGGCGGAGTACGTGCGGGGGCTGCTGGGGTTGCGCACATAA
- a CDS encoding TIGR03557 family F420-dependent LLM class oxidoreductase — MSNLGYTLMTEQSGPRELVGYAVDAERVGFDFAVSSDHYSPWLTEQGHAPYAWTLLGAVAQATERMELMTYVTCPTMRYHPAVVAQKSATLQLLAEGRFTLGLGSGENLNEHVVGAGWPTIGVRQRMLAEAVEVIRALHTGDLVDYHGEHFQVDSARVWDVPDEGVDLAIAVSGERSITELAPLADHLVGVAPEAELINTWNATDGAPQIGAGARAIGQIPVCWGPSAEEATAYAHEQFRWFAGGWQVNADLPTPYGFSGATKFVRPEDVAEQIPCGPDLDAIVEAVGAYWEAGFTDVALVQVGDRWQQQFLDEVAAPLLDKLRAAAP, encoded by the coding sequence ATGAGCAATCTCGGATACACCCTCATGACCGAGCAGAGCGGCCCGCGCGAGCTGGTGGGGTACGCCGTGGACGCCGAGCGGGTCGGCTTCGACTTCGCCGTCTCCAGCGACCACTACTCGCCCTGGCTCACCGAGCAGGGGCACGCGCCGTACGCCTGGACGCTGCTGGGCGCGGTGGCCCAGGCGACCGAGCGGATGGAGCTGATGACCTACGTGACCTGCCCGACGATGCGCTACCACCCGGCGGTGGTGGCGCAGAAGTCCGCGACGCTCCAGCTGCTCGCGGAGGGGCGCTTCACCCTCGGCCTGGGCAGCGGGGAGAACCTCAACGAGCACGTCGTCGGCGCCGGCTGGCCCACGATCGGGGTGCGCCAGCGGATGCTCGCTGAGGCGGTCGAGGTGATCCGCGCGCTGCACACCGGCGACCTCGTCGACTACCACGGTGAGCACTTCCAGGTGGACTCCGCGCGCGTCTGGGACGTCCCGGACGAGGGCGTCGACCTGGCGATCGCGGTGTCCGGGGAGCGCTCGATCACCGAGCTCGCCCCGCTGGCCGACCACCTGGTCGGCGTGGCCCCCGAGGCCGAGCTGATCAACACCTGGAACGCCACCGACGGCGCACCCCAGATCGGCGCCGGCGCCCGTGCCATCGGCCAGATCCCGGTCTGCTGGGGCCCCAGCGCCGAGGAGGCCACCGCCTACGCCCACGAGCAGTTCCGCTGGTTCGCGGGCGGCTGGCAGGTCAACGCCGACCTGCCCACGCCGTACGGCTTCTCCGGCGCGACCAAGTTCGTGCGCCCCGAGGACGTCGCCGAGCAGATCCCCTGCGGCCCGGACCTCGACGCGATCGTGGAGGCGGTCGGCGCCTACTGGGAGGCGGGGTTCACCGACGTCGCGCTGGTGCAGGTCGGCGACCGCTGGCAGCAGCAGTTCCTCGACGAGGTCGCCGCCCCGCTGCTGGACAAGCTGCGCGCCGCGGCGCCCTGA
- a CDS encoding GNAT family N-acetyltransferase: MSGPLDGGGALGAVAWPVRTERLLLRPARVDDADATYRIRALPEVAQWLTSAPGDPASYAVSFAEPARLARTLVVELGTDGGPGRGPVIGDLMLWVGDGWAQAEVAGAARASEAELGWVLDPAYAGRGLATEAVRALLEACFTTLGLRRVTAQCFADNTASWRLMERVGMRRESHAVGESLHRELGWLDSFGYAVLAEEWRAAREL; the protein is encoded by the coding sequence ATGAGCGGCCCGCTCGACGGGGGTGGCGCGCTCGGCGCGGTCGCCTGGCCGGTGCGCACCGAGCGGCTGCTGCTGCGCCCGGCGCGGGTGGACGACGCCGACGCGACGTACCGGATCCGAGCGCTGCCGGAGGTCGCGCAGTGGCTCACCAGCGCCCCGGGGGACCCGGCGTCGTACGCCGTGAGCTTCGCCGAGCCGGCGCGGCTGGCGCGCACGCTGGTCGTCGAGCTCGGGACGGACGGCGGGCCGGGCCGCGGCCCCGTGATCGGGGACCTGATGCTGTGGGTCGGCGACGGGTGGGCGCAGGCCGAGGTCGCCGGCGCCGCCCGGGCCAGCGAGGCCGAGCTCGGGTGGGTCCTCGACCCGGCGTACGCCGGCCGCGGGCTCGCCACCGAGGCTGTCCGGGCGCTGCTGGAGGCCTGCTTCACCACCCTGGGGCTGCGCCGGGTCACCGCCCAGTGCTTCGCCGACAACACCGCCTCGTGGCGGCTGATGGAGCGCGTCGGCATGCGCCGCGAGAGCCACGCCGTGGGTGAGTCCCTGCACCGCGAGCTCGGGTGGCTGGACTCGTTCGGCTACGCGGTGCTGGCGGAGGAGTGGCGCGCGGCCCGCGAGCTGTAA
- a CDS encoding DUF429 domain-containing protein — protein MQPDLHLVGVDLAWGLQRPTGIAVLDAGGRLVHVAAVTSDDELVAELDPYVAGPCVVAFDAPILVRNASGNRPAEAALNRDFARFEAGAHPSNTAKPDFRDGSRAQRLAARLGLDVNPRSGRSRRAIEVYPHPATVALFRLGRTLKYKDKKGRDPASMRAELLVLMGLLEGLAAAEPPLLVAGPAWAALRRAAESATRKSELRVVEDQVDAVVCAYVALLSHRAPERLTTYGDDGGSSWEDGYIVTPTLPADLSPRRPGPADGGEDTVAEAVREYALRHPELSRGGALAVDLVTRVLDEAGINYLTVTGRTKSVASFAEKATRTRDGELLYPDPLRDITDQVGVRVVTYVHSDVAAVADLLASQVTVLDDRDMGSETAAEGRFGYASRHLLVELDPARLEQQDLAPLHARVAQIQIRTVLQHAWAEFEHDIRYKGTIPEEHARDFDRRFTLAAGLLELADQEFSTIRERLRGSSQDPTPDRVGHEPDEPSGSGIDARELAAFLAGQYHDAGWSRSDHYAWISGLLRELDITSLDELGEVIRPALAWDLNARMEYRYPPGAVRRLDDALLAVYGERYVRLEGNAHRADLLAQRLERLRPEGEG, from the coding sequence ATGCAACCCGATCTCCACCTCGTCGGCGTGGATCTGGCCTGGGGCCTCCAGCGGCCCACGGGGATCGCCGTGCTCGATGCGGGCGGTCGCCTCGTGCACGTCGCCGCGGTCACCAGCGACGACGAGCTCGTCGCCGAGCTGGACCCGTACGTCGCCGGGCCCTGCGTGGTCGCCTTCGACGCCCCGATCCTGGTGCGCAACGCCTCCGGCAACCGTCCGGCGGAGGCGGCGCTGAACCGCGACTTCGCCCGGTTCGAGGCCGGCGCGCACCCCTCGAACACCGCCAAGCCCGACTTCCGCGACGGCAGCCGCGCCCAGCGCCTGGCCGCGCGCCTCGGGCTGGACGTCAACCCGCGCTCGGGGCGCAGCCGGCGCGCGATCGAGGTCTACCCGCACCCGGCCACCGTGGCCCTCTTCCGTCTCGGGCGCACGCTGAAGTACAAGGACAAGAAGGGCCGCGACCCGGCCTCGATGCGCGCCGAGCTGCTGGTGCTGATGGGCCTGCTCGAGGGCCTCGCGGCGGCCGAGCCGCCGCTGCTCGTGGCCGGGCCCGCGTGGGCGGCGTTGCGGCGGGCCGCGGAGTCCGCGACCCGCAAGAGCGAGCTGCGCGTGGTCGAGGACCAGGTCGACGCGGTGGTGTGCGCCTACGTCGCGCTGCTCTCCCACCGAGCACCCGAGCGGCTCACGACGTACGGCGACGACGGCGGCTCGTCGTGGGAGGACGGCTACATCGTCACCCCGACGCTGCCCGCCGACCTGTCCCCGCGGCGTCCCGGGCCCGCCGACGGCGGCGAGGACACGGTGGCCGAGGCGGTGCGCGAGTACGCGCTGCGCCACCCCGAGCTGTCCCGCGGCGGTGCGCTGGCCGTCGACCTGGTGACCCGGGTGCTCGACGAGGCCGGCATCAACTACCTGACCGTCACCGGGCGCACCAAGTCGGTCGCGAGCTTCGCGGAGAAGGCGACCCGCACCCGCGACGGCGAGCTGCTCTACCCCGACCCGCTGCGCGACATCACCGACCAGGTGGGGGTGCGCGTGGTGACCTACGTGCACAGCGACGTCGCCGCGGTCGCGGACCTGCTGGCCAGCCAGGTGACGGTGCTCGACGACCGCGACATGGGCAGCGAGACCGCGGCCGAGGGGCGCTTCGGCTACGCCAGCCGGCACCTGCTCGTCGAGCTCGACCCGGCGCGCCTCGAGCAGCAGGACCTCGCCCCGCTGCACGCGCGCGTCGCGCAGATCCAGATCCGCACGGTGCTGCAGCACGCCTGGGCGGAGTTCGAGCACGACATCCGCTACAAGGGCACGATCCCCGAGGAGCACGCCCGCGACTTCGACCGCCGCTTCACCCTCGCCGCGGGGCTGCTGGAGCTCGCCGACCAGGAGTTCTCCACGATCCGCGAGCGGCTGCGCGGCTCCTCGCAGGACCCGACCCCGGACCGGGTCGGCCACGAGCCCGACGAGCCGAGCGGCAGCGGCATCGACGCGCGCGAGCTCGCGGCGTTCCTGGCCGGGCAGTACCACGACGCGGGCTGGTCGCGCAGCGACCACTACGCCTGGATCTCCGGGCTGCTGCGCGAGCTCGACATCACCTCCCTCGACGAGCTCGGCGAGGTGATCCGCCCGGCGCTGGCGTGGGACCTCAACGCCCGGATGGAGTACCGCTACCCGCCGGGCGCCGTACGCCGCCTCGACGACGCGCTGCTCGCGGTGTACGGCGAGCGCTACGTCCGCCTCGAGGGCAACGCGCACCGCGCCGACCTGCTCGCCCAGCGCCTGGAGCGGCTGCGCCCGGAGGGCGAGGGATGA
- a CDS encoding fatty acid desaturase family protein, which yields MTTTTHVQPSRIGPAAHLTADDVEALGREITQIRQEVLDSRGARDAAYIRRVIAAQRALELSGRAVLVLASNRRGGWVLGTAMLGVAKSLENMEIGHNVLHGQWDWMRDPKIHSTTWDWDHASPPAQWKRAHNETHHTYTNILGKDNDLGYGIMRVDEAQPWNPRYLVQPLWNAINALIFEYGIAMYDLDFGDSLRNKTGFSAEKKAEIRTTLRKIGKQVTKDYVVLPALSGRHWRATLTATVTANVLRNVWSHSVIMCGHFPEGVEAFELDQLDPDETRGEWYLRQMLGSANISGPPLVHLMTGNLSHQIEHHVFPDLPSNRYAEIAPRMRELFERYGLSYNVRPLPQQVASAWHKVVRLSLPNGWLAHTNRHNWRSQLRQLRRSDPPAPSPI from the coding sequence ATGACCACCACCACGCACGTGCAGCCGTCCCGCATCGGACCCGCCGCCCACCTGACCGCCGACGACGTCGAGGCGCTCGGGCGCGAGATCACGCAGATCCGCCAGGAGGTGCTGGACTCCCGCGGCGCCCGCGACGCGGCGTACATCCGGCGAGTGATCGCGGCGCAGCGTGCGTTGGAGCTCTCCGGGCGCGCCGTGCTGGTGCTCGCCAGCAACCGCCGCGGCGGCTGGGTGCTGGGTACGGCGATGCTCGGCGTCGCCAAGAGCCTGGAGAACATGGAGATCGGCCACAACGTCCTGCACGGGCAGTGGGACTGGATGCGCGACCCGAAGATCCACTCGACGACCTGGGACTGGGACCACGCCTCGCCGCCCGCGCAGTGGAAGCGCGCCCACAACGAGACCCACCACACCTACACGAACATCCTCGGCAAGGACAACGACCTCGGCTACGGGATCATGCGGGTCGACGAGGCCCAGCCCTGGAACCCCCGCTACCTCGTGCAGCCGCTGTGGAACGCGATCAACGCGCTGATCTTCGAGTACGGCATCGCGATGTACGACCTCGACTTCGGCGACTCGCTGCGCAACAAGACCGGGTTCAGCGCGGAGAAGAAGGCGGAGATCCGCACCACCCTGCGCAAGATCGGCAAGCAGGTCACCAAGGACTACGTCGTGCTGCCGGCGCTCTCGGGACGCCACTGGCGCGCCACGCTGACCGCGACCGTGACGGCCAACGTGCTGCGCAACGTCTGGTCGCACTCGGTGATCATGTGCGGGCACTTCCCCGAAGGCGTCGAGGCCTTCGAGCTCGACCAGCTCGACCCGGACGAGACCCGCGGCGAGTGGTACCTGCGCCAGATGCTCGGCTCGGCGAACATCTCCGGCCCGCCGCTGGTGCACCTGATGACCGGGAACCTCTCCCACCAGATCGAGCACCACGTCTTCCCCGACCTGCCGAGCAACCGCTACGCCGAGATCGCCCCGCGGATGCGCGAGCTCTTCGAGCGCTACGGCCTGAGCTACAACGTGCGCCCGCTGCCCCAGCAGGTGGCCAGCGCGTGGCACAAGGTCGTGCGGCTCTCCCTGCCCAACGGCTGGCTGGCGCACACCAACCGGCACAACTGGCGCAGCCAGCTGCGCCAGCTGCGCCGCAGCGACCCGCCGGCCCCCTCCCCGATCTGA
- a CDS encoding M28 family peptidase — translation MSASRGRAAIAASAVLGVGLALLGPAAPGQGSTPDQSGPAVHERVHVAKPKPGKHAPPPRLTDSEKLRKAVKTPRIVNHLRQLQAAADRYGDRAAGHEGYNAASRYVESRLRAAGYSPRRQYFDFVYTRVNANTLTVGGEAIANEVLTGSPSTPAGGVTANLVAPAAPQGCDAAAWQGVDVTGQIALVNRGTCSFQIKSEVAKAAGAAAVVIWNNAPGPLSNATLGESTPALAPTTGISQEDGQALLADLAAGPVEATVDLDVTVEERRTWNVIAETRRGRADDVVMVGSHLDGVQDAAAINDNASGSATLLETAIQLKKMEGRLRNKVRFAWWGAEELGLLGSTHYVDQLVENNPEALDDIAVYLNYDMVASPNYIIGVYDADESTEVASAPVPAGSIETERLYRAYFRSVKQPVVDTAFSGRSDYQAFIENGVAAGGLFSGGDGTKTAREVSLFGGTAGITYDPNYHTPADDISNISRRSLGIMSDAIAHMTIRLGRTTKAIDTPDGALPTGRRNAPRAPEGVLLR, via the coding sequence GTGAGCGCATCACGAGGTCGCGCGGCGATCGCCGCATCGGCCGTTCTCGGTGTCGGACTCGCCCTGCTCGGACCGGCCGCCCCGGGCCAGGGCAGCACACCCGACCAGAGCGGTCCTGCCGTGCACGAGCGGGTCCACGTCGCCAAGCCCAAGCCCGGCAAGCACGCGCCTCCGCCGCGGCTCACCGACAGCGAGAAGCTGCGCAAGGCGGTGAAGACCCCGCGCATCGTCAACCACCTGCGCCAGCTCCAGGCCGCCGCCGACCGGTACGGCGACCGCGCGGCCGGCCACGAGGGCTACAACGCCGCCTCGCGCTACGTGGAGTCCCGGCTGCGGGCGGCCGGCTACTCCCCGCGCCGGCAGTACTTCGACTTCGTCTACACCCGCGTCAACGCCAACACCCTCACCGTCGGCGGGGAGGCGATCGCCAACGAGGTGCTCACCGGCTCACCGAGCACGCCCGCGGGCGGCGTCACCGCCAACCTGGTCGCGCCGGCAGCCCCGCAGGGCTGTGACGCCGCGGCGTGGCAGGGCGTGGACGTCACCGGCCAGATCGCCCTGGTCAACCGCGGCACCTGCAGCTTCCAGATCAAGTCCGAGGTCGCCAAGGCCGCCGGCGCCGCGGCCGTGGTGATCTGGAACAACGCGCCCGGCCCGCTCAGCAACGCCACCCTCGGCGAGTCCACCCCGGCGCTCGCACCGACCACGGGGATCAGCCAGGAGGACGGCCAGGCGCTGCTCGCCGACCTGGCCGCGGGACCCGTCGAGGCGACCGTCGACCTCGACGTCACCGTGGAGGAGCGCCGCACCTGGAACGTCATCGCCGAGACCCGCCGCGGCCGCGCCGACGACGTGGTCATGGTGGGCTCGCACCTCGACGGCGTGCAGGACGCCGCCGCGATCAACGACAACGCCTCCGGCAGCGCGACCCTGCTCGAGACCGCCATCCAGCTGAAGAAGATGGAGGGCCGGCTGCGCAACAAGGTCCGCTTCGCCTGGTGGGGCGCCGAGGAGCTCGGTCTGCTCGGCTCCACGCACTACGTGGACCAGCTGGTGGAGAACAACCCCGAGGCCCTCGACGACATCGCCGTCTATCTCAACTACGACATGGTGGCCTCGCCCAACTACATCATCGGCGTGTACGACGCCGATGAGTCCACCGAGGTGGCGAGCGCCCCGGTGCCCGCCGGCTCGATCGAGACCGAGCGGCTCTACCGGGCGTACTTCCGCTCGGTGAAGCAGCCGGTGGTCGACACCGCCTTCTCCGGTCGCTCCGACTACCAGGCGTTCATCGAGAACGGCGTCGCCGCCGGCGGACTGTTCAGCGGCGGTGACGGCACGAAGACCGCGCGGGAGGTGAGCCTCTTCGGCGGAACTGCCGGGATCACCTACGACCCGAACTACCACACGCCGGCGGACGACATCTCCAACATCTCGCGTCGCTCCCTCGGCATCATGTCCGACGCGATCGCGCACATGACGATCCGGCTGGGCCGCACCACGAAGGCGATCGACACCCCCGACGGCGCACTGCCGACGGGGCGCCGCAACGCCCCGCGCGCACCCGAGGGGGTACTGCTCCGCTGA
- a CDS encoding MarR family winged helix-turn-helix transcriptional regulator — protein MASVSAHLGALDELATELRLDALVASELSLQQLKVLLLAVHRAPITAHEVADALGVTAATVSGLIRRLGEHGLLVREEAPDRRSRHLVATPAGRQALEELASFQLRARLELLERLDTADLAALDTGLAVAERALREHIEQEAGRDGAAPPGGDAAPAKDR, from the coding sequence GTGGCCTCGGTCTCAGCCCATCTGGGCGCCCTCGACGAGCTCGCGACCGAGCTGCGCCTCGACGCGCTGGTGGCCAGCGAGCTGTCCTTGCAGCAGCTGAAGGTGCTGCTGCTGGCGGTGCACCGGGCGCCGATCACCGCCCACGAGGTCGCCGACGCGCTCGGCGTCACCGCGGCGACGGTCTCGGGGTTGATCCGGCGCCTGGGCGAGCACGGGCTGCTGGTGCGCGAGGAGGCGCCGGACCGTCGCAGCCGGCACCTGGTCGCGACACCCGCCGGCCGGCAGGCGCTCGAGGAGCTCGCGTCGTTCCAGCTGCGCGCCCGCCTGGAGCTCCTCGAACGCCTCGACACCGCGGACCTGGCCGCCCTGGACACCGGGCTCGCGGTCGCCGAGCGGGCGCTGCGCGAGCACATCGAGCAGGAGGCCGGACGCGACGGTGCCGCGCCGCCCGGAGGCGACGCGGCACCGGCGAAGGATCGCTAG